In a single window of the Planctomycetia bacterium genome:
- a CDS encoding Hsp20/alpha crystallin family protein has protein sequence MVCDIVKNENKNENESSAAQAGRSESARTYMPGCDVIEKENELVLMTDIPGVRAEDIEVSFERGLLTIHAAVSPTREAGRKYLHREYGVGDYHRSFQIGEGIDAGRIEADFKNGVLTLRLPKSVDVLPRKIAVKAE, from the coding sequence ATGGTCTGCGATATTGTCAAAAACGAAAACAAGAATGAAAACGAGTCGTCGGCTGCCCAGGCCGGGCGATCCGAAAGCGCCCGAACCTACATGCCGGGCTGCGACGTCATCGAAAAGGAAAATGAGCTCGTGCTCATGACCGACATCCCCGGCGTGCGCGCCGAAGATATCGAAGTCTCCTTCGAGCGCGGCCTGCTCACCATCCATGCCGCCGTCAGCCCGACGCGCGAGGCCGGCCGTAAGTACCTGCACCGCGAATACGGCGTCGGCGATTACCACCGGTCTTTCCAGATTGGTGAGGGGATTGACGCCGGGCGCATCGAGGCGGACTTCAAGAACGGCGTCCTGACCCTGCGCCTGCCCAAGTCGGTCGACGTCCTGCCAAGAAAGATCGCCGTCAAAGCGGAGTAA
- a CDS encoding methionine adenosyltransferase, translated as MGHPDKVADQISDTVLDALISRDPNARVACETLVTTGLVVVAGEVTVHNKEAELALSGIEADIRQTIADIGYTDPGCQFDHKSCAVIRTIHSQSADISQGVTAGKKKRQGAGDQGLMFGFACRETKVLMPLPIHLSHRLVEKLAEVRMDGTIPWLRPDSKSQVTIEYDGSKPVKLKTIVISTQHQERPELLDRQGNVNDKFRKTIIEKVIKPVCLAECPELWSNDITFHINPTGRFVIGGPHGDSGLTGRKIIVDSYGGRGAHGGGAFSGKDPSKVDRSATYMARHVAKNVVASGLADICQVQLAYAIGVADPVSVLIDTECTNRIPEERIEALVRENFDLTPGGIIKYLNLKRPIYRETAAHGHFGRTGPGFTWEKTNMAEKLRKAGSRWMK; from the coding sequence ATGGGTCATCCCGACAAGGTCGCCGACCAGATCAGCGATACGGTCCTGGATGCGCTGATCTCCAGGGACCCCAATGCCCGTGTGGCGTGTGAGACGCTGGTGACGACCGGTCTGGTCGTTGTGGCGGGCGAGGTCACGGTTCATAACAAGGAGGCCGAGCTGGCACTGAGCGGCATCGAGGCGGACATCCGCCAGACGATCGCGGACATCGGCTATACCGATCCGGGTTGCCAGTTTGACCATAAGAGCTGCGCGGTGATTCGCACGATTCACAGCCAGTCGGCGGACATCTCCCAGGGTGTGACGGCGGGCAAGAAGAAAAGGCAGGGCGCCGGCGATCAGGGGCTGATGTTCGGCTTTGCCTGTCGCGAGACGAAGGTGCTGATGCCGCTGCCGATTCACCTTTCGCACCGGCTGGTGGAGAAGCTTGCCGAGGTTCGGATGGACGGGACGATCCCGTGGCTGCGGCCTGACAGCAAGAGCCAGGTAACGATCGAGTACGACGGGTCGAAGCCGGTGAAGCTGAAGACGATCGTCATCTCCACGCAGCATCAGGAGCGGCCGGAGCTGCTCGACCGCCAGGGCAACGTGAACGACAAGTTCAGGAAGACCATCATCGAGAAGGTCATCAAGCCGGTGTGCCTGGCCGAGTGCCCCGAGCTTTGGAGCAACGATATCACCTTCCACATCAATCCGACGGGTCGATTCGTCATCGGCGGTCCACACGGCGACTCGGGCCTGACGGGCCGGAAGATCATCGTGGACAGCTACGGCGGACGCGGCGCGCACGGCGGCGGCGCTTTTTCCGGCAAGGACCCGTCCAAGGTGGATCGCTCGGCGACCTACATGGCGCGGCACGTCGCGAAGAACGTGGTGGCGTCCGGGCTGGCCGATATCTGCCAGGTTCAACTTGCCTATGCCATCGGTGTCGCGGACCCGGTGAGCGTGCTGATCGATACGGAATGCACCAATCGGATTCCCGAGGAGAGAATCGAAGCCCTGGTGCGGGAAAACTTCGACCTGACGCCCGGCGGGATCATCAAGTATCTGAACCTGAAGCGGCCCATTTACCGCGAGACCGCGGCACACGGGCACTTCGGCCGAACCGGTCCGGGCTTCACCTGGGAAAAGACCAACATGGCGGAGAAGCTTCGCAAGGCCGGCTCGCGCTGGATGAAGTAG
- a CDS encoding Gfo/Idh/MocA family oxidoreductase — MNKRICVVGVGRWGSRHAATLHELGALGGLVDSDADTLARAARSYPSAMAAPDLDVALREGFDAFVVATPAQTHFDVASRIIEAGHSVLVEKPLALGAAEARRLVESAAKHRVNLMVGHVLLFHPAIRRIRSLISEGKIGKLQYIYSNRLNLGTVRTEENILWSFAPHDISIFQHLIGTRPVEVVSRGAAFLQTGIHDSTLTSLRYADNISGHIFVSWLHPFKEHRLVIIGAKGMFTFEDSADGGRLLFYEKGIDWIRGEPIPREGATEVIDFERRMPLTAELEYFIDRLDGGPPQIADGKSGVEVLEILEDATSSLLSGVEVRPRRSQQTGYYVHPSSIIDENVKIGDGTKIWHFSHVQPGARIGSHCSIGQNVNIASNVRIGDHCKIQNNVSVYEGVELEDYVFCGPSMTFTNIRDPRCKYPQRGSDHYVKTVVRCGASIGANATIVCGITLGRHCFIAAGAVVTADVPDYALMVGVPAKQSGWACECGERLGRVKKSARCPRCAKQYNLLRGKLQPATKSSGLPKNRVKTSTKRAKKRK; from the coding sequence ATGAATAAACGAATCTGCGTGGTCGGAGTGGGTCGCTGGGGAAGCCGTCATGCCGCCACGCTCCACGAACTGGGGGCCCTGGGCGGTCTCGTCGATTCAGACGCCGATACCCTGGCCCGCGCCGCCCGGTCGTATCCATCCGCCATGGCCGCGCCCGACCTCGATGTTGCGCTCCGTGAAGGCTTCGACGCCTTCGTCGTGGCCACCCCCGCCCAGACCCATTTCGACGTCGCCAGTCGCATCATCGAAGCCGGTCACTCCGTCCTCGTCGAAAAGCCGCTGGCCCTGGGCGCCGCCGAGGCGCGCCGCCTCGTCGAATCCGCCGCGAAGCACCGCGTCAATCTCATGGTCGGCCACGTCCTCCTCTTCCACCCCGCCATCCGCCGCATCCGCTCGCTCATCAGCGAAGGGAAGATCGGCAAACTCCAATACATTTATAGCAACCGACTCAACCTCGGCACCGTCAGAACCGAGGAGAACATCCTCTGGAGCTTCGCCCCGCACGACATCTCCATCTTTCAGCATCTCATCGGCACGCGACCGGTCGAGGTCGTTTCGCGCGGCGCCGCCTTCCTGCAAACCGGCATCCACGACTCCACCCTCACGAGTCTGCGCTACGCCGACAACATCTCCGGCCACATCTTCGTGAGCTGGCTGCACCCCTTTAAGGAGCACCGCCTCGTCATCATCGGCGCCAAGGGCATGTTCACCTTCGAAGACAGCGCCGACGGCGGCAGGTTGCTCTTCTACGAAAAGGGCATCGACTGGATTCGCGGCGAGCCGATCCCGCGCGAAGGCGCGACCGAGGTCATCGACTTTGAGCGGCGCATGCCCCTCACCGCCGAGCTTGAGTATTTCATCGATCGCCTCGATGGCGGCCCGCCGCAGATCGCCGATGGCAAAAGCGGCGTGGAAGTCCTCGAGATTCTCGAAGACGCCACCAGCAGCCTGCTCTCCGGCGTCGAAGTCCGCCCCCGTCGGTCACAACAAACCGGCTACTACGTCCATCCCTCCAGCATCATTGATGAAAACGTGAAGATCGGAGACGGAACGAAGATCTGGCACTTTTCCCACGTCCAGCCCGGCGCGCGGATCGGTTCGCACTGTTCCATCGGCCAGAACGTCAACATCGCCTCAAACGTCCGCATCGGCGATCACTGCAAGATTCAGAACAACGTCTCGGTCTATGAAGGCGTCGAGTTGGAGGACTACGTCTTCTGCGGCCCGTCGATGACCTTCACCAACATCCGCGATCCGCGCTGCAAATACCCCCAGCGTGGTTCCGACCACTACGTGAAGACCGTCGTCCGCTGCGGCGCGAGCATCGGCGCCAACGCCACAATCGTCTGCGGGATTACTCTAGGGCGTCACTGCTTCATCGCTGCCGGCGCCGTCGTCACCGCCGACGTCCCCGATTACGCCCTCATGGTCGGCGTCCCCGCGAAACAGTCCGGCTGGGCCTGCGAATGCGGCGAGCGCCTCGGCCGTGTCAAAAAGTCCGCCAGGTGCCCCCGCTGCGCCAAGCAGTACAACCTCCTCCGCGGCAAACTCCAACCGGCGACAAAGTCATCCGGCCTACCAAAAAATCGCGTCAAGACATCAACGAAGCGCGCCAAAAAACGAAAGTAA
- a CDS encoding tetratricopeptide repeat protein, translating into MSAPRRNPRKGSTPSEQAAVRARVPVWAIAIALLIFGCAWANSLGGAFLLDDLVHIVGNPKIRSLWPPWECFGDSARPIVDLSLAVNFAIGRLDPAGYHVVNLLIHLATGAAIYLLACRVLRARRRERESDGHDAAVAFAIALLWLVHPLTTQGVTYVIQRGESLMSLFYVLTLYCFLRGEQDAERGVWFTASVVSCAAGLLCKGVMVTAPVAVLLLDWAIVSATWKEPFMRRWKLYVGLAATWGVLFALGLVQLLFRPETHGAGTVGFSVSSVTPKEYVLTQAGVLVHYLRLSAWPDTLVFDYLWPPVTDFRDAIIPGIVVLCILVAGLILMARRRAIGFVVLTFFLILAPTSSIVPISDLCVEHRMYLPLVCFVAIFVLALHAVARRIRPGSATGFLVVVLIIAGLLGLRTHLRNRDYASDEIMWRSVIAERPENYRAMDHLGTTLMESGRVEEAISLFKEALRIKPGMTVIENNLANCLAQSGELEEAIALYRKILVDDPALPRTHLNLALALQMAGRDGEAVTHYDAGMSNDVPEGGAWRNYALVLQKVGRLADAEAALRRALKLMPGDAEGYRLLGSVLERRGQPAAAVDAYRAALRIDPTNAAARARLDQLGGGNGQGPR; encoded by the coding sequence ATGTCCGCGCCGCGTCGCAATCCACGAAAGGGATCGACTCCGTCTGAGCAAGCGGCGGTTCGCGCGCGAGTGCCGGTCTGGGCCATTGCAATCGCCCTGCTCATCTTTGGCTGCGCCTGGGCGAACTCGCTGGGCGGGGCATTTCTGCTGGATGACCTTGTTCACATCGTCGGCAATCCGAAGATTCGATCGCTCTGGCCGCCGTGGGAATGTTTTGGAGACAGTGCACGACCGATCGTTGATCTGTCGCTGGCGGTGAACTTCGCCATCGGCCGACTCGATCCGGCGGGCTACCACGTTGTCAATCTGTTGATTCATCTGGCGACCGGCGCGGCGATCTATCTGCTCGCCTGCCGGGTTCTGCGGGCTCGACGCCGGGAACGGGAGTCCGACGGGCACGATGCCGCTGTTGCATTTGCCATCGCCCTGCTCTGGCTGGTTCATCCGTTGACGACGCAGGGGGTGACTTACGTTATTCAGCGCGGTGAGTCGCTGATGTCGCTGTTTTATGTTTTGACGCTGTACTGCTTCCTGCGCGGTGAGCAGGACGCGGAGCGCGGCGTGTGGTTTACGGCGTCGGTGGTCTCCTGCGCCGCCGGTCTCTTGTGCAAAGGTGTCATGGTGACGGCGCCGGTCGCGGTGCTGCTGCTCGACTGGGCGATCGTATCGGCGACGTGGAAAGAGCCGTTTATGCGGCGATGGAAGCTGTACGTGGGGCTGGCTGCGACGTGGGGCGTGCTCTTTGCCCTGGGGCTGGTGCAGCTCTTGTTTCGGCCGGAGACGCACGGGGCCGGGACGGTGGGCTTCAGCGTCAGCAGCGTGACACCGAAGGAGTATGTGCTCACGCAGGCGGGGGTGCTGGTTCACTATCTTCGGCTGAGCGCGTGGCCGGACACGCTGGTGTTTGATTACCTGTGGCCGCCGGTGACGGACTTTCGCGATGCGATAATTCCGGGGATCGTGGTGTTGTGCATCCTCGTGGCCGGGCTGATTCTCATGGCTCGCAGGCGGGCGATCGGATTCGTCGTGCTGACGTTCTTTCTGATCCTCGCGCCGACTTCGAGCATTGTGCCGATCTCGGACCTCTGCGTGGAACACCGGATGTATCTGCCGCTGGTCTGCTTCGTGGCGATCTTCGTGCTTGCGCTTCATGCCGTTGCGCGTCGAATCCGGCCGGGCAGCGCGACGGGGTTTCTCGTCGTTGTTCTGATCATCGCGGGGCTGCTTGGATTGCGCACGCACCTGCGGAACCGGGATTACGCGAGCGACGAGATCATGTGGCGGTCGGTCATCGCTGAGCGGCCGGAGAACTACCGGGCAATGGACCACCTGGGCACGACGCTGATGGAGAGCGGCAGAGTTGAGGAAGCGATTTCGCTTTTCAAGGAAGCTCTGCGGATCAAGCCGGGGATGACGGTCATCGAGAATAATCTGGCCAATTGCCTGGCCCAGTCGGGGGAGTTGGAGGAGGCGATCGCCCTCTACCGGAAGATTCTCGTTGACGATCCGGCGCTGCCGCGGACGCATCTGAATCTGGCGCTTGCGCTTCAGATGGCGGGGCGCGACGGCGAGGCGGTGACGCACTACGACGCCGGGATGTCGAACGATGTGCCGGAGGGCGGGGCCTGGCGGAACTACGCGCTGGTGCTGCAAAAGGTCGGCAGGCTGGCCGATGCCGAGGCGGCGCTTCGGCGGGCGTTGAAGCTGATGCCGGGGGACGCCGAGGGGTATCGGCTGCTGGGGTCGGTGCTGGAGCGGCGGGGCCAGCCGGCGGCGGCGGTGGACGCGTATCGCGCGGCGCTTCGCATCGATCCGACAAATGCGGCCGCGCGGGCGAGGCTGGATCAACTCGGCGGCGGGAACGGCCAGGGCCCTCGGTAG
- a CDS encoding AAA family ATPase, protein MSELTDFQIVGSTSSRDELRTIIAMEQVTILLIDLDQDEALDTIIEALEIKSDIAVVGVTGSQDVQKIIMSQRAGCRQLAGKPLNAEDLRVAIKRAINHSEDLKMLGKSICVVGSGGGVGSTTFACYLTMAIAELTKSPTAIIDFDLEFGTVARSWDFQPKCTIADVVQSGSIDRLLLEDAIVDLPSGVAVLARPMQIEQAHLLNEGHATKIIEATRSMYPYLVMDLPRKLDEICGAAIQASKKLIVVVEMTANAVYNAGRLSDSLMKFGLPADSIDFVVNRYCKGVHSLSIEALEERVGKKTIGVIPNNYKALLAAGDIGEPVSDKSPVRKSVLEIAAKICGVEAPKIRKSWMPNLSFTK, encoded by the coding sequence GTGTCTGAACTCACGGATTTTCAGATCGTGGGGTCGACGTCGTCGCGCGATGAGCTGCGCACGATCATCGCCATGGAGCAGGTCACCATCCTGCTGATCGACCTGGATCAGGATGAGGCGCTGGATACGATCATCGAAGCGCTGGAGATCAAGTCGGACATCGCCGTCGTCGGCGTGACCGGCAGTCAGGACGTTCAGAAGATCATCATGTCCCAGCGGGCGGGATGCCGGCAGCTTGCCGGGAAGCCGCTGAACGCCGAGGACCTTCGCGTCGCCATCAAGAGAGCGATTAACCACTCCGAAGATCTGAAGATGCTCGGCAAGTCGATCTGCGTGGTCGGCTCGGGCGGCGGCGTGGGCTCCACGACGTTCGCCTGTTACCTGACCATGGCGATCGCCGAGCTGACGAAATCGCCGACGGCGATCATCGACTTCGATCTCGAATTCGGCACGGTCGCACGGTCGTGGGACTTTCAGCCCAAGTGCACCATCGCGGACGTCGTTCAATCGGGGTCCATCGACCGCCTGCTCCTGGAAGACGCCATCGTCGATCTTCCGTCCGGTGTCGCCGTGCTTGCCCGGCCGATGCAGATCGAGCAGGCTCACCTGCTCAACGAAGGCCACGCCACGAAGATCATCGAGGCGACGCGCTCGATGTACCCCTACCTCGTCATGGACCTGCCGCGCAAGCTGGACGAAATCTGCGGCGCGGCGATTCAGGCGTCGAAGAAACTGATCGTGGTCGTGGAGATGACGGCCAACGCCGTCTATAACGCGGGGCGGCTCAGCGATTCGCTGATGAAATTCGGCCTGCCCGCGGACTCCATCGACTTCGTGGTCAACCGCTATTGCAAGGGCGTCCACTCCCTTTCCATCGAAGCGCTGGAAGAGCGGGTGGGCAAGAAGACGATCGGCGTCATCCCCAACAATTACAAGGCCCTTCTGGCCGCCGGTGACATTGGCGAGCCGGTGTCGGACAAGAGCCCGGTGCGGAAGAGCGTGCTGGAGATCGCCGCGAAGATCTGCGGCGTCGAGGCGCCGAAAATTCGCAAGTCGTGGATGCCGAATCTGTCGTTCACGAAGTAA
- a CDS encoding PilZ domain-containing protein, with translation MREPIEVLKPVSQGEWDKFVKQTESDHLHHDARRKSPRKPIECFEDIQLKIYGSDDVTSRLVKITEISAGGVTCWTGEEVPEGARVQFVFPGEFRHWQFRGRIIHCTQTIGGFKVGIRIEFSQ, from the coding sequence ATGCGCGAACCAATTGAAGTATTAAAACCAGTTTCGCAGGGCGAGTGGGACAAGTTCGTCAAACAGACGGAGTCCGACCATCTCCATCACGACGCGAGGCGGAAAAGCCCGCGCAAACCGATTGAGTGCTTCGAAGACATTCAGCTAAAAATTTACGGCAGCGACGATGTCACGAGTCGGCTTGTGAAGATCACGGAGATCTCCGCGGGCGGTGTGACCTGCTGGACCGGAGAAGAAGTGCCGGAAGGCGCCAGGGTCCAGTTCGTTTTCCCCGGCGAGTTTCGGCACTGGCAGTTCAGAGGACGAATTATCCACTGCACCCAGACCATTGGTGGCTTCAAGGTAGGTATTCGAATCGAGTTCTCTCAATGA
- a CDS encoding pilus assembly protein N-terminal domain-containing protein produces MLAVKFILSGVCALSCQDPGRMLATALAVPSARPAERDCPSEPGFDANTVVENMLASINPDCELLPDMTTVSSKPTQQPAPAPVVSRVVASNRPIRLELMTPVSGGVADSEDEILTLGMTDDRADSDTDHETADEPTGQMQMIGSGPPERDTENEQSDSEEMKPVEQTDATASDEVSDAPATPAVSTPRMPRARIKEFGGQGSGGMTDFGSALLAGGEPIKMQPVTDGNGEQGASPRTGQMVEVSDSPAIGVLDLSPQAPSKLLRLQLNESLVIKSRIRLDRVEVPDPTIVDVSVTSPQELTIIGKAIGSTQFTIMGEGQIQNCTVMVGPNYKPLQNLIQAVSPQSSVRVDGLNGTIVLSGRAPDADTARKIEEMAKVFQGGDVLNHIWVSGVQQTMLRVTVAEVNKEALRSLGINWAVGGSKLSRDFFLANNIGQLNPTNFGSNGLPDVTTGQMTYAVNPVGTSPLTNVTFGFPRAELQFFVNALRENSLARTLAEPTLVAISGQTASFLAGGEVPIPVTQGGAVAGAITIEYKEFGVRLAFTPTILGNQLMRLHVMSEVSDAVETSRVVGTLPLFTFTTRRVETTVECGNGQSFAIAGLLSDNVRAISSKIPGVGDIPVIGALFSSVEYRNDKTELVVLVTPELVEAIDPQQVVTPPGADMRQPDDFELFGLGLLEGRTAKAAVGETDSEEPTAGETAAKVKEQSLAELPLYGPWGSEESTVEYAN; encoded by the coding sequence ATGTTGGCTGTAAAGTTCATTCTTTCGGGCGTATGTGCTCTGTCCTGTCAGGACCCCGGCCGCATGTTGGCGACGGCCCTGGCAGTGCCATCCGCGCGACCGGCTGAGCGCGATTGCCCCAGCGAGCCCGGATTCGACGCCAACACGGTCGTGGAGAACATGCTCGCCTCGATCAACCCCGATTGCGAATTACTGCCGGACATGACGACGGTGTCGTCGAAACCGACTCAGCAGCCCGCACCGGCGCCGGTCGTGTCCCGCGTCGTCGCGTCGAATCGCCCGATCCGGCTTGAACTGATGACGCCCGTGTCGGGGGGAGTTGCCGATTCAGAGGACGAAATCCTGACGCTCGGCATGACCGACGACCGGGCGGATTCCGACACCGATCACGAGACCGCTGACGAGCCGACCGGACAGATGCAGATGATCGGTTCCGGTCCTCCTGAGCGCGATACAGAGAACGAGCAATCCGACAGCGAGGAAATGAAGCCCGTCGAACAGACGGACGCGACCGCGTCTGACGAAGTCTCCGATGCCCCGGCAACGCCTGCCGTCTCCACACCGCGCATGCCGCGTGCCCGAATCAAGGAATTCGGCGGACAGGGTTCAGGCGGCATGACCGATTTCGGCAGCGCTCTGCTGGCAGGCGGCGAGCCCATCAAGATGCAGCCGGTTACCGATGGGAATGGCGAGCAGGGCGCAAGTCCCAGGACCGGCCAGATGGTCGAGGTTTCCGATTCGCCGGCCATCGGCGTTCTGGATCTCAGCCCCCAGGCGCCGTCCAAGCTCCTTCGACTTCAATTGAACGAGTCTCTGGTCATCAAGTCCCGCATTCGACTCGATCGCGTCGAAGTGCCGGACCCGACCATCGTCGATGTCAGCGTCACGTCTCCCCAGGAGTTGACGATCATCGGCAAGGCGATCGGCTCCACGCAGTTTACGATCATGGGCGAGGGCCAGATTCAGAACTGCACCGTGATGGTGGGCCCCAACTACAAGCCGCTTCAGAATCTCATTCAGGCGGTCTCGCCTCAGTCTTCCGTTCGCGTCGACGGCCTCAACGGGACCATCGTCCTTTCCGGCCGGGCTCCCGACGCCGATACCGCTCGCAAAATCGAGGAGATGGCGAAGGTCTTCCAGGGCGGCGATGTGCTCAATCACATTTGGGTATCCGGCGTTCAGCAGACCATGCTCCGCGTCACCGTGGCGGAAGTGAACAAGGAAGCCTTGCGATCGCTCGGCATCAACTGGGCCGTCGGCGGATCGAAACTGTCGCGCGACTTCTTCCTCGCCAACAACATCGGCCAGCTCAATCCGACGAACTTCGGCAGCAATGGCCTGCCCGACGTGACCACCGGACAGATGACATATGCCGTAAACCCCGTCGGAACCAGCCCGCTGACCAACGTCACCTTTGGCTTTCCCCGGGCGGAGCTTCAGTTCTTCGTGAACGCGCTGCGCGAGAACTCGCTGGCCCGCACCCTGGCGGAGCCGACACTGGTCGCCATCTCCGGCCAGACGGCCTCGTTCCTGGCGGGCGGCGAAGTGCCGATCCCCGTGACCCAGGGTGGTGCGGTCGCCGGTGCGATCACCATCGAATACAAGGAGTTCGGCGTTCGCCTCGCCTTCACGCCGACCATCCTCGGCAACCAGCTCATGCGCCTGCACGTGATGTCGGAAGTCAGCGACGCCGTTGAGACTTCCCGCGTCGTCGGAACCCTGCCGCTCTTCACGTTCACGACCCGTCGCGTGGAAACGACCGTCGAGTGCGGCAACGGCCAGTCGTTCGCCATTGCAGGCCTGCTCAGTGACAACGTAAGGGCCATCTCATCCAAGATACCCGGCGTCGGCGATATCCCGGTCATCGGGGCCCTCTTCAGCTCCGTCGAATATCGCAACGACAAGACCGAACTCGTCGTGCTCGTCACGCCTGAACTGGTCGAGGCCATCGATCCGCAGCAGGTCGTCACGCCGCCCGGGGCCGACATGAGACAGCCCGATGACTTTGAGCTGTTTGGTCTGGGCCTGCTCGAAGGCCGCACCGCGAAGGCAGCGGTGGGGGAGACGGATTCCGAAGAACCGACAGCCGGTGAGACCGCTGCGAAGGTGAAGGAACAGTCGCTCGCCGAGCTGCCGCTTTACGGTCCCTGGGGCAGCGAAGAGTCAACCGTTGAATATGCGAACTAG